The following are from one region of the Littorina saxatilis isolate snail1 linkage group LG2, US_GU_Lsax_2.0, whole genome shotgun sequence genome:
- the LOC138959130 gene encoding mitochondrial uncoupling protein 4-like isoform X2 — MATKAQESFVFKYGLSVTAACVAETVTYPLDLTKTRLQVQGEHGVKVLDSQGASGRGPKGQLPHRGMLATAVGIVKEEGLRKLWQGVPPALYRHVIYTGCRMSFYEMLREDVFKKNADGGFPVWKASMCGLCAGAMGQFMASPADLVKVNMQMEGKRRLEGKPPRVKNMGHAFRQIVTEAGFLGLWRGWIPNVQRAALVNLGDLATYDTAKHLILRKTSLHDNYVTHSLASVCSGLVAALMGTPADVVKTRVMNQPTKDGKGLLYKGSIDCLVKTVKKEGFLALYKGLLPIWARMAGWSMTFWVSYEHIRRGTGTSAF, encoded by the exons ATGGCAACGAAAGCACAGGAATCGTTCGTGTTCAAATATGGTCTGTCTGTTACCGCCGCTTGCGTGGCAGAGACAG TGACCTATCCTCTGGACCTCACCAAGACGCGCCTGCAGGTACAGGGGGAACATGGCGTCAAGGTTCTGGATAGCCAGGGGGCATCCGGCAGGGGTCCCAAAGGACAGCTCCCCCACCGGGGCATGCTGGCTACGGCTGTGGGTATTG tAAAGGAGGAAGGACtaagaaagctgtggcaaggtgTCCCCCCTGCATTGTACAGGCATGTCA TATATACCGGTTGCCGAATGAGCTTTTATGAAATGCTGAGAGAGGATGTGTTCAAGAAAAACGCTGATGGAGGGTTTCCAGTTTG GAAGGCGTCCATGTGTGGACTGTGTGCTGGTGCTATGGGGCAGTTCATGGCCAGTCCTGCTGACCTGGTCAAGGTGAACATGCAGATGGAGGGCAAGAGACGACTGGAGGGAAAACCACCTAG AGTGAAGAATATGGGCCACGCATTTCGACAGATCGTCACGGAAGCAGGTTTTCTCGGACTGTGGAGGGGGTGGATACCAAACGTGCAGCGGGCTGCGCTAGTTAATCTTGGAG ATCTGGCCACCTATGACACAGCAAAGCATTTGATACTAAGGAAGACAAGTCTACATGACAACTATGTCACACACTCGCTGGCAAG tgtatgttcaggccttgtGGCAGCATTGATGGGTACCCCAGCTGATGTGGTGAAAACACGCGTCATGAATCAACCCACCAAGGATGGAAA AGGATTGTTGTACAAGGGTTCAATTGACTGCCTTgtaaaaactgtcaaaaagGAAGGCTTCTTGGCGCTTTACAAAGGACTCCTGCCCATCTGGGCCAGAATG GCTGGTTGGTCGATGACATTCTGGGTGTCGTACGAACATATTCGCAGGGGAACAGGCACATCTGCCTTTTGA
- the LOC138959130 gene encoding mitochondrial uncoupling protein 4-like isoform X1, whose amino-acid sequence MATKAQESFVFKYGLSVTAACVAETVTYPLDLTKTRLQVQGEHGVKVLDSQGASGRGPKGQLPHRGMLATAVGIVKEEGLRKLWQGVPPALYRHVIYTGCRMSFYEMLREDVFKKNADGGFPVWKASMCGLCAGAMGQFMASPADLVKVNMQMEGKRRLEGKPPRVKNMGHAFRQIVTEAGFLGLWRGWIPNVQRAALVNLGDLATYDTAKHLILRKTSLHDNYVTHSLASVCSGLVAALMGTPADVVKTRVMNQPTKDGKGLLYKGSIDCLVKTVKKEGFLALYKGLLPIWARMAPWSIVFWLTYEEVRKLTGTSSF is encoded by the exons ATGGCAACGAAAGCACAGGAATCGTTCGTGTTCAAATATGGTCTGTCTGTTACCGCCGCTTGCGTGGCAGAGACAG TGACCTATCCTCTGGACCTCACCAAGACGCGCCTGCAGGTACAGGGGGAACATGGCGTCAAGGTTCTGGATAGCCAGGGGGCATCCGGCAGGGGTCCCAAAGGACAGCTCCCCCACCGGGGCATGCTGGCTACGGCTGTGGGTATTG tAAAGGAGGAAGGACtaagaaagctgtggcaaggtgTCCCCCCTGCATTGTACAGGCATGTCA TATATACCGGTTGCCGAATGAGCTTTTATGAAATGCTGAGAGAGGATGTGTTCAAGAAAAACGCTGATGGAGGGTTTCCAGTTTG GAAGGCGTCCATGTGTGGACTGTGTGCTGGTGCTATGGGGCAGTTCATGGCCAGTCCTGCTGACCTGGTCAAGGTGAACATGCAGATGGAGGGCAAGAGACGACTGGAGGGAAAACCACCTAG AGTGAAGAATATGGGCCACGCATTTCGACAGATCGTCACGGAAGCAGGTTTTCTCGGACTGTGGAGGGGGTGGATACCAAACGTGCAGCGGGCTGCGCTAGTTAATCTTGGAG ATCTGGCCACCTATGACACAGCAAAGCATTTGATACTAAGGAAGACAAGTCTACATGACAACTATGTCACACACTCGCTGGCAAG tgtatgttcaggccttgtGGCAGCATTGATGGGTACCCCAGCTGATGTGGTGAAAACACGCGTCATGAATCAACCCACCAAGGATGGAAA AGGATTGTTGTACAAGGGTTCAATTGACTGCCTTgtaaaaactgtcaaaaagGAAGGCTTCTTGGCGCTTTACAAAGGACTCCTGCCCATCTGGGCCAGAATG GCTCCGTGGTCTATTGTCTTCTGGTTGACATACGAAGAAGTCCGGAAACTAACTGGAACATCTTCCTTTTGA
- the LOC138959133 gene encoding small ribosomal subunit protein eS24-like isoform X1, which translates to MDTTPANPSLFWEFYVLSVFFKISLTHFRPSTQASTEFTFFSSGSDSPANMSETAATIRTRKFLTNRLLNRKQMVVDVLHPGRATVPKTEVREKMARMYKTTPDLVFCFGFKTQFGGGKTTGFGLIYDTLENAKRFEPKYRQARHGLLEIKRVGRKQRKERKNRQKKVRGTAKAKVGSGKDKK; encoded by the exons ATGGACACCACACCCGCCAATCCTTCCTTGTTCTGGGAATTTTACGTACTTTCGGTTTTCTTCAAAATCTCGTTGACACACTTCCGGCCTAGTACGCAGGCGTCGACAGAGTTTACGTTCTTTTCTTCCGGCAGCGATTCACCAGCCAACATG AGTGAAACGGCTGCGACTATCCGAACACGAAAGTTCCTGACCAACCGTCTGCTCAACAGGAAGCAGATG GTTGTGGATGTTCTGCACCCAGGCAGGGCCACAGTGCCCAAGACCGAGGTCCGCGAGAAGATGGCTCGCATGTACAAGACCACGCCTGACCTCGTCTTTTGCTTCGGCTTCAAGACACAGTTTGGTGGCGGCAAGACCACTGGCTTTGGCCTCATTTACGACACATTGGAGAATGCCAAGCGCTTTGAACCCAAGTACAGACAAGCCAGG CACGGCTTGTTGGAGATAAAGAGAGTTGGCCGAAAGCAGCGCAAAGAGAGGAAGAACAGGCAGAAGAAGGTGCGGGGTACAGCCAAGGCTAAAGTGGGCTCTGGAAAAGACAAGAAG TAA
- the LOC138959133 gene encoding small ribosomal subunit protein eS24-like isoform X4 — protein sequence MDTTPANPSLFWEFYVLSVFFKISLTHFRPSTQASTEFTFFSSGSDSPANMSETAATIRTRKFLTNRLLNRKQMVVDVLHPGRATVPKTEVREKMARMYKTTPDLVFCFGFKTQFGGGKTTGFGLIYDTLENAKRFEPKYRQARHGLLEIKRVGRKQRKERKNRQKKVRGTAKAKVGSGKDKK from the exons ATGGACACCACACCCGCCAATCCTTCCTTGTTCTGGGAATTTTACGTACTTTCGGTTTTCTTCAAAATCTCGTTGACACACTTCCGGCCTAGTACGCAGGCGTCGACAGAGTTTACGTTCTTTTCTTCCGGCAGCGATTCACCAGCCAACATG AGTGAAACGGCTGCGACTATCCGAACACGAAAGTTCCTGACCAACCGTCTGCTCAACAGGAAGCAGATG GTTGTGGATGTTCTGCACCCAGGCAGGGCCACAGTGCCCAAGACCGAGGTCCGCGAGAAGATGGCTCGCATGTACAAGACCACGCCTGACCTCGTCTTTTGCTTCGGCTTCAAGACACAGTTTGGTGGCGGCAAGACCACTGGCTTTGGCCTCATTTACGACACATTGGAGAATGCCAAGCGCTTTGAACCCAAGTACAGACAAGCCAGG CACGGCTTGTTGGAGATAAAGAGAGTTGGCCGAAAGCAGCGCAAAGAGAGGAAGAACAGGCAGAAGAAGGTGCGGGGTACAGCCAAGGCTAAAGTGGGCTCTGGAAAAGACAAGAAG